One region of Eupeodes corollae chromosome 1, idEupCoro1.1, whole genome shotgun sequence genomic DNA includes:
- the LOC129943235 gene encoding uncharacterized protein LOC129943235 yields the protein MIINIKYFLILQLILLPLLVTASNARGRRRPGARTEATAVEEVTEKAAGPDQIAMASRTESSRFGMQPSYSSTNQETENYPYELNLIRPESQFPTNPSGVSQYSFGNEERQVEDVETAEEYVAKAMQMYGSRLQEPIRITAENTPTQNKYDVFEAPEPETQTPAPVQASAPVFEKDPVTRSYDVYDYSTYETVSEQQYEPKFETKYRYQPNSNSENAYVAPSMRGQSNSEEDRIKAAASSEIPKEEILKQIEKSVIKYMKEMEADGKIIPPSEPKTNYYKIQQAENTQRTQATPKPKQSSFQYSTTMRNQNQKPAPKQQSQSNEETYSSSSLHQELSESLAPNVEFIYKIKARAPLQSMQTSRPYSNKVPVESFDHSAALKNMEEFDLSHVVQEERVATKPKLFFNSDIYQDINSLPYKPEKLVITRPHKTKEHPDYKGYSLYTEAKAEDDSEDSGYPIMNPYQFVFKKEPSSPSLVAQSSNWESSHNRPYSSAPQNQKPQLEYDTYSPKYNNNPEGYGYQHQHSQSHKYQGRHPTKRGKRGGPHPHGKKGTRGTKDPEANVALRPPPKV from the exons ATGATCatcaatatcaaatattttcttattctaCAATTAATT CTCTTGCCATTGCTTGTAACTGCAAGTAATGCTCGTGGAAGGCGTCGACCAGGTGCTCGGACTGAGGCAACAGCAGTCGAAGAAGTAACAGAAAAAGCAGCTGGACCTGATCAAATAGCTATGGCTAGTCGAACTGAATCTTCCCGATTTGGAATGCAGCCATCCTATTCCTCAACTAATCAAGAAACAG aaaactatccATATGAGCTAAATTTGATCCGTCCCGAAAGCCAGTTTCCGACCAACCCATCTGGTGTTTCTCAATACAGTTTCGGCAATGAAGAACGTCAGGTTGAAGATGTTGAAACCGCAGAAGAATATGTTGCTAAAGCCATGCAAATGTATGGAAGTCGTCTCCAGGAACCTATAAGAATCACTGCGGAAAATACACCAACCCAAAACAAGTATGATGTCTTCGAAGCACCCGAACCTGAGACACAAACCCCTGCTCCTGTACAAGCATCAGCGCCAGTTTTTGAAAAGGACCCCGTTACTCGGTCTTATGACGTTTATGATTACTCAACTTATGAAACTGTGTCCGAACAGCAATATGAACCAAAGTTTGAAACCAAATACCGTTATCAACCAAATAGCAATTCTGAAAACGCCTATGTAGCTCCATCAATGAGGGGGCAATCCAATTCCGAAGAGGACCGTATTAAGGCTGCAGCTTCTAGTGAAATCCCTAAAGAAGAAATCCTCAAGCAAATTGAAAAATCGGTCATCAAGTACATGAAGGAAATGGAAGCTGATGGAAAAATTATTCCCCCTTCTGAACCAAAGACAAACTACTATAAAATTCAACAAGCCGAAAACACTCAACGAACTCAAGCAACTCCAAAGCCAAAACAATCCagtttccaatactcgacaactATGcgcaatcaaaatcaaaaacccgCTCCCAAGCAACAAAGTCAATCCAACGAAGAGACTTATTCGAGTTCTTCTCTACATCAAGAGCTTTCAGAAAGTTTGGCTCCTAAtgtagaatttatttataaaataaaagcaagAGCTCCCTTACAGTCTATGCAAACTTCGAGGCCATATTCGAACAAAGTACCAGTAGAATCCTTCGACCATTCAGCGGCTCTGAAAAATATGGAAGAATTTGACTTGTCTCATGTTGTTCAAGAAGAACGAGTTGCAACTAAACCCAAACTGTTCTTCAACTCCGACATTTATCAGGACATCAACTCGTTGCCATACAAGCCGGAAAAACTTGTCATCACTCGACCCCACAAGACTAAGGAGCATCCGGATTATAAGGGATATTCACTCTACACGGAAGCCAAAGCCGAAGATGACTCTGAAGACTCGGGATATCCAATAATGAATCCCTATCAATTTGTCTTTAAGAAGGAGCCATCATCGCCTTCCCTCGTTGCCCAATCATCAAACTGGGAAAGCTCCCATAATAGGCCATATTCATCAGCACCCCAAAACCAGAAGCCTCAATTGGAATACGATACTTATTCtccaaaatacaacaacaatccCGAAGGTTATGGCTACCAGCATCAGCATAGTCAAAGCCACAAATATCAGGGACGTCATCCAACTAAGCGAGGCAAGCGTGGCGGACCTCATCCCCATGGCAAGAAAGGCACTCGTGGAACAAAGGACCCAGAAGCTAATGTAGCTCTTAGACCACCACCAAAGGTGTAA